In the genome of Hymenobacter cellulosivorans, one region contains:
- a CDS encoding glutathionylspermidine synthase family protein, producing MNTIQLMPLPGNVGPAVRSLGWDWAVEEACENYVAQEAVVLPEAEADALLAAADTLYDMTVQSIPDPVPDDLLQLLAIPANLWAAVRHSWNDDRHWHLYGRFDLASTADGPKLIEFNADTATSIPETAVVQWASLVAAQQDEDDRQANGLFEGLEAQLRQWLSLNSDLDAALLLVYLPDSAEDEANCAVVAEAARAAGFPQVHVCPVDAMQVSVTGAERGVWAEVEPGEWVRFGFVFKLVPWEIMAEEEPELTADLTQLLLSRDVIIANPAYALLFQSKGLLAWLWQTYPQHPLLLEAAFEDLTGHFVRKPLLGREGQNVAEIDGATLRGEQPGEFAHQPQVRQRWAHLPQDAQGRQYQAGVFWAGEACAVSFRRETGVITNLSEFVPHVLG from the coding sequence ATGAATACGATTCAGCTTATGCCCCTGCCTGGCAATGTGGGACCCGCCGTGCGCAGCCTGGGCTGGGACTGGGCCGTGGAGGAGGCCTGTGAAAACTACGTAGCCCAGGAAGCCGTGGTGCTGCCCGAAGCCGAAGCGGATGCCTTGCTGGCCGCCGCCGACACGCTCTATGATATGACGGTGCAGTCTATTCCGGACCCCGTCCCCGACGATTTGCTACAACTGCTGGCTATTCCGGCCAACCTCTGGGCCGCTGTGCGCCACTCCTGGAACGACGACCGGCACTGGCATTTGTACGGCCGTTTCGACCTGGCCAGCACCGCCGACGGTCCCAAGCTTATTGAGTTCAACGCCGACACGGCCACCAGTATTCCCGAAACAGCCGTGGTGCAGTGGGCCAGCCTGGTAGCGGCTCAGCAGGACGAAGACGACCGGCAGGCTAACGGCCTTTTCGAAGGTTTGGAAGCCCAACTAAGGCAGTGGCTCAGCCTCAACTCTGACCTCGATGCGGCCCTGTTGCTCGTGTATCTGCCCGATAGTGCCGAAGACGAGGCCAACTGTGCTGTCGTGGCCGAAGCTGCCCGGGCCGCGGGTTTTCCCCAGGTGCACGTGTGCCCCGTGGATGCTATGCAGGTGTCGGTAACTGGAGCGGAGCGGGGGGTATGGGCCGAGGTAGAGCCGGGGGAGTGGGTCCGGTTTGGTTTCGTGTTTAAGCTGGTACCCTGGGAAATCATGGCTGAGGAAGAGCCCGAGCTTACGGCTGATCTAACCCAGCTGCTATTAAGCCGGGATGTCATCATTGCCAACCCTGCCTATGCCCTGCTATTCCAGAGCAAGGGACTGTTGGCGTGGTTGTGGCAGACGTACCCACAGCATCCGCTGCTGCTGGAAGCCGCGTTTGAAGACCTCACGGGGCATTTTGTGCGTAAGCCACTGTTGGGGCGAGAAGGACAGAACGTGGCAGAAATAGATGGTGCAACTCTGCGCGGGGAGCAGCCCGGCGAGTTTGCCCATCAGCCTCAGGTGCGGCAGCGCTGGGCCCACCTGCCCCAGGATGCTCAGGGCAGGCAGTATCAGGCCGGGGTATTCTGGGCTGGTGAGGCTTGCGCTGTCAGCTTCCGGCGCGAAACAGGAGTTATTACCAACTTGTCAGAGTTTGTGCCTCATGTGCTGGGGTAG